One Cydia fagiglandana chromosome 11, ilCydFagi1.1, whole genome shotgun sequence genomic region harbors:
- the LOC134668839 gene encoding uncharacterized protein LOC134668839 isoform X1, producing MLKAPLRTRLIRKAIRNIQKSAIDGGLNGVLLRQYNYVCNYNNETANKVYNRKLVVAIVVVFLSVVISVSVGNSVLSVRCLLPNNYLVWEATRPLADCAYCANVTKPIILRNVSRRDFANYAYLSRPIIVKNAISHWRATDLDFYKFKRLYENTVGSYESVDEGCQFLNFKTDLFTLKEVFNMPDARARNEPGQKPWYVGWGNCHPDILAKVRQYYDMPEFLPEDAEFPATENIFFGYEMGAVMHLDYISRLMWQGQVKGVKWWSIAPVPECDDVCHKLQYYVEPGDIVFLDTRLWYHATSIPKGQFSMTVQSEYG from the exons ATGCTAAAAGCGCCCCTCAGGACTAGACTTATAAGAAAAGCTATACGCAACATACAAAAAAGTGCCATTGACGGTGGATTAAACGGGGTTTTGCTGAGACAGTATAATTACGTTTGCAATTATAATAATGAAACAGCAAACAAAGTATACAACAGGAAATTGGTGGTGGCGATAGTTGTAGTTTTTCTATCGGTAGTGATAAGCGTGAGTGTAGGAAATAGCGTGTTAAGTGTGAGATGTTTATTACCTAATAATTACCTTGTGTGGGAAGCGACCCGGCCGCTGGCAGATTGCGCATATTGCGCTAACGTCACGAAACCCATTATACTGCGGAACGTCTCCCGGCGAGACTTTGCT AACTATGCATATTTATCTAGACCTATCATAGTAAAAAATGCCATAAGCCATTGGAGAGCTACAGACCTTGACTTCTACAAATTCAAGAGGCTTTATGAGAATACTGTGGGCAGCTATGAAAGTGTTGACGAAGGATGCCAGTTTCTTAATTTCAAAACAGATCTGTTTACGTTGAAGGAGGTATTTAATATGCCTGATGCCAGGGCCAGGAACGAGCCAGGGCAGAAACCCTGGTATGTTGGTTG gggAAATTGTCATCCAGATATTTTAGCCAAAGTCAGACAATATTATGACATGCCAGAATTCCTACCTGAAGACGCAGAGTTCCCAGCAACTGAAAATATATTCTTTGGATATGAAATGGGAGCTGTTATGCAT CTGGACTATATTTCAAGACTGATGTGGCAGGGGCAAGTAAAAGGTGTCAAGTGGTGGTCTATTGCCCCAGTGCCTGAATGTGATGATGTTTGCCATAAGCTCCAGTATTATGTTGAACCAGGAGACATTG
- the LOC134668839 gene encoding uncharacterized protein LOC134668839 isoform X2, whose amino-acid sequence MLKAPLRTRLIRKAIRNIQKSAIDGGLNGVLLRQYNYVCNYNNETANKVYNRKLVVAIVVVFLSVVISVSVGNSVLSVRCLLPNNYLVWEATRPLADCAYCANVTKPIILRNVSRRDFANYAYLSRPIIVKNAISHWRATDLDFYKFKRLYENTVGSYESVDEGCQFLNFKTDLFTLKEVFNMPDARARNEPGQKPWYVGWGNCHPDILAKVRQYYDMPEFLPEDAEFPATENIFFGYEMGAVMHFFWTPDCGTMPQASPRANSQ is encoded by the exons ATGCTAAAAGCGCCCCTCAGGACTAGACTTATAAGAAAAGCTATACGCAACATACAAAAAAGTGCCATTGACGGTGGATTAAACGGGGTTTTGCTGAGACAGTATAATTACGTTTGCAATTATAATAATGAAACAGCAAACAAAGTATACAACAGGAAATTGGTGGTGGCGATAGTTGTAGTTTTTCTATCGGTAGTGATAAGCGTGAGTGTAGGAAATAGCGTGTTAAGTGTGAGATGTTTATTACCTAATAATTACCTTGTGTGGGAAGCGACCCGGCCGCTGGCAGATTGCGCATATTGCGCTAACGTCACGAAACCCATTATACTGCGGAACGTCTCCCGGCGAGACTTTGCT AACTATGCATATTTATCTAGACCTATCATAGTAAAAAATGCCATAAGCCATTGGAGAGCTACAGACCTTGACTTCTACAAATTCAAGAGGCTTTATGAGAATACTGTGGGCAGCTATGAAAGTGTTGACGAAGGATGCCAGTTTCTTAATTTCAAAACAGATCTGTTTACGTTGAAGGAGGTATTTAATATGCCTGATGCCAGGGCCAGGAACGAGCCAGGGCAGAAACCCTGGTATGTTGGTTG gggAAATTGTCATCCAGATATTTTAGCCAAAGTCAGACAATATTATGACATGCCAGAATTCCTACCTGAAGACGCAGAGTTCCCAGCAACTGAAAATATATTCTTTGGATATGAAATGGGAGCTGTTATGCAT